One window from the genome of Malus domestica chromosome 01, GDT2T_hap1 encodes:
- the LOC103417567 gene encoding protein RMD5 homolog, whose product MKMELTAIKDAFDRVTKKQKLSNSKVQEVFDLIDKEIKQTLQKLQSSNDRESRIDCKSVLADLKAKLKDIAPLSQLESTQKELNLALSKYPKIVEKSFVPDISKAYRNIDFDTHTVNEIIGSHFYRQGLFEVGDCFTSETGESVSALAMKSQFQELFGIVDAMKHRNLEPALNWAMFNSDKLKPNGSDLLLKLHRLQFVEIVQKGNRDRALQYSKACLAPFASNHMVEIQKLMGALLWTGRLEHSPYSHLLSPANWDTVTGELTRLFCNILGQSYKSPLSVTMEAGIRGLPPLLKFMNVMAGKRLEWQSMKQLPVPVELDREFHFHSIFVCPVSKEQSTEENPPMLMSCGHVLCKQSITKMSKNGTKSFKCPYCPSDVNSAQCRPLVF is encoded by the coding sequence ATGAAAATGGAGCTGACAGCCATTAAAGATGCATTTGATCGTGttacaaagaaacaaaagctgTCAAACTCTAAAGTTCAAGAAGTGTTCGATCTGATCGACAAAGAAATCAAGCAGACATTACAGAAGCTACAATCATCTAATGATCGTGAATCTCGGATTGATTGTAAGTCTGTTCTTGCTGATCTTAAAGCCAAGTTAAAAGATATAGCTCCACTCAGTCAGTTGGAAAGCACGCAGAAGGAACTGAACCTAGCACTTAGCAAGTATCCAAAGATTGTGGAGAAATCCTTCGTTCCTGATATATCCAAGGCTTATAGAAACATTGACTTTGATACCCACACAGTCAATGAGATAATTGGCAGCCATTTCTATCGGCAGGGCCTATTCGAAGTTGGTGATTGTTTTACAAGTGAGACTGGGGAATCAGTATCTGCATTGGCTATGAAATCTCAGTTTCAGGAATTGTTTGGGATAGTTGATGCAATGAAACATCGGAATCTAGAGCCAGCACTGAACTGGGCCATGTTTAACTCTGATAAACTCAAACCAAATGGATCAGACCTATTACTGAAACTTCACAGACTGCAATTTGTTGAAATAGTGCAAAAGGGAAATAGAGATAGAGCTCTCCAGTATTCAAAAGCTTGTCTTGCTCCGTTTGCTTCCAACCATATGGTTGAAATACAAAAGCTTATGGGGGCTCTTCTGTGGACTGGAAGGCTTGAGCACTCCCCATATTCTCACTTATTATCACCAGCCAATTGGGACACAGTGACGGGGGAGCTAACCAGGCTGTTCTGCAATATTCTGGGTCAGTCTTACAAGAGCCCGTTAAGTGTGACCATGGAGGCAGGGATTCGTGGTTTGCCACCTCTTCTCAAGTTTATGAACGTAATGGCAGGAAAGAGATTGGAATGGCAGTCTATGAAGCAGTTACCTGTACCAGTGGAGTTAGACCGTGAGTTTCATTTCCATTCTATATTTGTGTGTCCAGTATCAAAGGAACAATCAACAGAAGAAAATCCGCCTATGTTGATGTCATGTGGACATGTGCTCTGCAAGCAGTCTATTACGAAGATGTCAAAGAACGGTACAAAATCTTTCAAGTGTCCATACTGTCCTTCCGATGTCAATTCCGCACAGTGTAGGCCGCTTGTTTTCTGA
- the LOC103417568 gene encoding probable E3 ubiquitin-protein ligase EDA40, translating to MVTGWRRAFCTSITKDRDSKVLIEKQQQHHNNGNQQSPRINSKFGFFSNPSTTRLQSQSQAQSVVSSPALRCRTTATNTPTSSLPNSPKLQCNVSSAATTPQKASSYSPRLLFHFQRSNPSSPKSPSSFSLLKSTLRLSKSRCGICLHSVKSGQGTAIFTAECSHSFHFACISAHVKKNSLLLCPVCSTAWKELPLISVHKPPPISSPKKPRDVKTKPLRVYNDDEPLSSPTSGSRFNPIPEENDDENDAVEFQGFFVNTSSKPQSRFASADRNVKNVEVSLLPESAVVAVGRSYETHAVVLKLKAPQTNESKTASLERRAPIDLVTVVDVSVSASNAKIQMMKRAMRLVVSSLRDTDRLSIVAYSSTSKRLLPLRRMTSAGRRSARRIVDALCGVGQGMCVNDALKKAAKVVQDRREKNAVASIMLLSDAVQPEANHKRSSPVVSSTRLPHLDIPVHTVALGDGCDDALAKCVGGLLSVVVQDLSLQLGVVSGSSPAEIAAVYSLTGRPAALGSGSIRLGDLYAGEERELLVELKVAVSATGGPHSSQNVMSVRSTHRDPSSNELVYSKERVLLVPRSQTVRSSSSNPNIERLRNLHVAARAVAESRRFVERSSDFSGAYHLLSSARTLLVQSSSASAEEFLRGLEGEMAELQRRRQIQLLAEVEAKQSKKGCSNGQAEEKQEPLTPTSAWRAAEKLAKVATMRKSMNRVSDLHGFENARF from the exons ATGGTGACTGGCTGGCGAAGGGCCTTCTGCACATCCATCACCAAAGACAGAGACTCAAAAGTGCTTATTGAGAAGCAGCAGCAACATCACAACAACGGCAATCAGCAGAGCCCCAGAATCAACTCCAAATTTGGATTCTTTTCCAACCCTTCAACCACACGCCTCCAATCTCAATCCCAAGCTCAATCTGTAGTCTCCAGCCCCGCCCTCCGCTGCCGAACCACCGCCACCAACACCCCCACTTCCTCACTTCCCAACTCCCCAAAACTCCAATGCAACGTCTCCTCCGCCGCCACAACCCCCCAAAAAGCCAGCAGCTACAGCCCTAGACTGCTTTTTCACTTCCAGCGCTCCAACCCATCGTCCCCAAAATCCCCCTCCAGCTTCTCCCTCCTCAAGTCCACCCTACGCCTCTCCAAA AGTAGATGCGGAATCTGCTTACATAGTGTGAAAAGCGGTCAGGGCACCGCCATTTTTACAGCGGAGTGCTCCCATTCCTTCCACTTCGCCTGCATCTCCGCCCACGTCAAGAAGAACAGCCTCCTCCTGTGCCCCGTCTGCAGTACCGCCTGGAAGGAGCTGCCGTTAATCTCCGTCCACAAACCGCCACCAATTTCATCGCCCAAGAAGCCCAGAGACGTCAAGACTAAGCCTCTGAGAGTTTACAATGACGATGAGCCGCTTTCGTCCCCAACCTCCGGTTCCCGCTTCAACCCAATACCAGAAGAGAACGACGACGAAAACGACGCCGTTGAATTCCAGGGGTTCTTTGTGAATACGAGTTCCAAGCCTCAATCGCGTTTTGCCTCGGCTGACCGGAATGTTAAGAATGTGGAGGTCAGTCTGTTGCCGGAATCGGCGGTTGTGGCGGTCGGGAGGAGTTATGAGACACACGCGGTGGTTCTGAAGCTCAAGGCACCGCAAACCAATGAGTCGAAGACGGCGTCTTTAGAGCGTCGAGCTCCGATTGACTTGGTGACGGTGGTGGACGTGAGCGTAAGTGCGAGCAATGCGAAGATTCAGATGATGAAGCGCGCGATGCGACTTGTCGTTTCGTCGCTCCGTGACACTGACCGTCTCTCAATCGTCGCGTATTCCTCCACTTCGAAGAGGCTGCTACCACTACGGCGAATGACCTCTGCTGGTCGTCGTTCGGCGCGTCGGATTGTGGACGCGCTCTGCGGCGTCGGCCAGGGGATGTGCGTTAACGACGCGCTCAAGAAGGCCGCGAAGGTGGTCCAAGACCGGCGCGAGAAAAATGCCGTCGCGAGTATCATGCTTCTATCGGATGCCGTACAaccagaagccaatcataagcGATCTTCCCCCGTCGTGTCCTCCACGCGCCTCCCTCACCTCGACATCCCCGTCCACACCGTCGCACTCGGGGATGGTTGCGACGACGCGCTAGCGAAGTGCGTCGGAGGCTTACTAAGCGTCGTGGTCCAGGATCTCAGTCTCCAACTTGGTGTCGTTTCGGGTTCAAGCCCGGCCGAGATCGCCGCTGTGTATTCACTCACGGGTCGGCCCGCTGCTCTAGGATCCGGGTCGATCCGACTCGGAGATCTCTACGCCGGAGAGGAGCGAGAGTTGTTAGTCGAACTGAAAGTAGCGGTTTCCGCCACCGGCGGGCCCCACTCATCCCAGAACGTGATGTCCGTGAGGTCCACACACAGGGACCCGTCGTCCAATGAGCTTGTGTATTCAAAAGAGCGGGTCCTCCTCGTACCTCGATCACAGACCGTCCGATCCTCATCGTCGAACCCAAACATCGAGCGGCTAAGGAACCTCCACGTGGCGGCAAGAGCCGTGGCGGAGTCGCGGAGGTTCGTGGAGAGGAGCAGCGACTTCTCGGGCGCGTACCACCTGCTATCGTCGGCGCGAACGTTGCTCGTGCAGTCGAGCTCGGCATCGGCGGAGGAGTTCCTCCGCGGCTTGGAGGGGGAGATGGCGGAGCTTCAGCGGCGGCGGCAGATTCAGCTGCTAGCGGAGGTTGAGGCGAAGCAAAGCAAGAAGGGATGCAGTAATGGACAGGCGGAGGAGAAGCAAGAGCCGCTAACGCCGACGTCGGCTTGGCGCGCGGCTGAGAAATTGGCTAAGGTGGCTACGATGAGGAAGTCGATGAACAGAGTAAGCGACTTACACGGCTTCGAAAATGCCAgattttag
- the LOC103417566 gene encoding protein RMD5 homolog, which produces MELTTIKDAFDRVTKKQKLSSSKAQEVFDLIDKEIKQTLQKLQSSNDRESQIDCKSSLAELKAKLKDIAPLSQLESTQKELNLALSKYPKILEKSCIPDISKAYRNIDFDTDTVNEIIGSHLYRQGLFEVGDCFINETEESESAAAMKSQFQELFQIVEAMKHRNLEPALNWAVTNSDKLKPNGSDLLLKLHSLQFVEIVQKGNRDGALQYSKTCLAPFASDHMAEIQKLMGGLLWTGRLEHSPYSHLLSPANWDKVMGELTRQFCNILGQSYKSPLSVTMEAGIQGLPPLLKFMNVMAGKRQEWQSMKQLPVPVELDREFHFHSIFVCPVSREQSTEENPPMLMSCGHVLCKQSIMKMSKNGTKSFKCPYCPSDVNSAQCRPLVF; this is translated from the coding sequence atggaGCTGACCACCATTAAAGATGCATTTGATCGTGTTACAAAGAAGCAAAAGCTGTCAAGCTCTAAAGCTCAAGAAGTGTTCGATCTGATCGACAAAGAAATCAAGCAGACATTACAGAAGCTACAATCATCTAATGATCGTGAATCTCAGATTGATTGTAAGTCTTCTCTTGCTGAACTTAAAGCCAAATTAAAAGATATAGCTCCACTCAGTCAGTTGGAAAGCACGCAGAAGGAACTGAACCTAGCACTTAGCAAGTATCCAAAGATTCTGGAGAAATCCTGCATTCCTGATATATCCAAGGCTTATAGAAACATTGACTTTGATACCGACACAGTTAATGAGATAATTGGCAGCCATTTATATCGGCAGGGCCTATTCGAAGTTGGTGACTGTTTCATAAATGAGACTGAGGAATCAGAATCTGCAGCTGCTATGAAATCTCAGTTTCAGGAATTGTTTCAGATAGTTGAAGCAATGAAACATCGGAATCTAGAGCCAGCACTGAACTGGGCCGTGACTAACTCTGATAAACTCAAACCAAATGGATCAGACCTATTACTGAAACTTCACAGTCTGCAGTTTGTCGAAATAGTGCAAAAGGGAAATAGAGATGGGGCTCTCCAGTATTCAAAAACTTGTCTTGCTCCTTTTGCTTCCGACCATATGGCTGAAATACAAAAGCTGATGGGGGGTCTTCTGTGGACTGGAAGGCTTGAGCACTCCCCATACTCTCACTTATTATCACCAGCCAATTGGGACAAAGTGATGGGGGAGCTAACCAGGCAGTTCTGCAATATTCTGGGTCAGTCTTACAAGAGCCCGTTAAGTGTGACAATGGAGGCAGGGATTCAGGGTTTGCCACCTCTTCTCAAGTTTATGAATGTAATGGCAGGAAAGAGACAGGAATGGCAATCTATGAAGCAGTTACCTGTACCAGTGGAGTTAGACCGTGAGTTTCATTTCCATTCTATATTTGTGTGTCCAGTATCAAGGGAACAATCAACAGAAGAAAATCCGCCTATGTTGATGTCATGTGGACATGTGCTCTGCAAGCAGTCTATTATGAAGATGTCAAAGAACGGTACAAAATCTTTCAAGTGTCCATACTGTCCTTCAGACGTCAATTCCGCACAGTGTAGGCCGCTTGTTTTCTGA